A portion of the Lolium rigidum isolate FL_2022 chromosome 1, APGP_CSIRO_Lrig_0.1, whole genome shotgun sequence genome contains these proteins:
- the LOC124673725 gene encoding uncharacterized protein LOC124673725, which translates to MDTSDGGAAAAGLDEADAAFFSRSRHRCCCFSAPWQSSSSSYARRAGGAGTDGEWWHQVGDGGARAGRRRWWRRGVDAFMKVREWSELVAGPRWKTFIRRFRRGHHRHAGAGAAGGRKLNYDALNYALNFDEGACSPEDGGAEYPDFSARFAAPPGSVRTSMELGARDAPSLFHHHPPPHAPPTAIAAAKG; encoded by the coding sequence ATGGACACCAGCGacggcggcgccgcggcggcggggCTCGACGAGGCGGACGCggccttcttctcccgcagccgCCACCGCTGCTGCTGCTTCTCCGCGCCCtggcagtcctcctcctcctcgtacgcccgccgcgcgggcggcgcggggaCGGACGGGGAGTGGTGGCACCAGGTCGGGGACGGCGGGGCGAGGGCggggaggcggcggtggtggcggcgcggggtgGACGCGTTCATGAAGGTGCGGGAGTGGTCGGAGCTCGTCGCCGGCCCGCGCTGGAAGACCTTCATCCGCCGCTTCCGCCGCGGCCACCAccgccacgccggcgccggcgccgcgggCGGCAGGAAGCTCAACTACGACGCGCTCAACTACGCCCTCAACTTCGACGAGGGCGCCTGCAGCCCGGAGGACGGCGGCGCCGAGTACCCCGACTTCTCCGcccgcttcgccgcgccgccgggcTCCGTCAGGACATCCATGGAACTCGGCGCCCGCGACGCGCCCtcgctcttccaccaccacccgcCGCCGCACGCTCCCCCCActgccatcgccgccgccaagggCTGA
- the LOC124685391 gene encoding probable glutathione S-transferase DHAR2, chloroplastic has protein sequence MAVLLRTTTCATATTTGSSSTLLATTFRRGRRLLPARASPARRAFAARASAEPLEVCAKASITVPDRLGDCPFTQRVLLTIEEKNLPYALKLVDLTNKPDWLLKINPEGKVPIVKLEDKWVADSDVITQVLEEKYPQPSLATPPEKASVGSKIFSTFIGFLKSKDTSDGTEQALLSELTSFDSHLKDNGPFINGEAISGADLSLAPKLYHMEIALGHYKNWSVPDSLANVKAYMKTVFAMDSFVNTRALPEDVIAGWRPKVMG, from the exons ATGGCCGTTCTCCTCCGCACCACCACCTGCGCCACCGCCACGACCACCGGCTCCTCCTCGACCCTCCTCGCCACAACcttccgccgcggccgccgcctcctcccggccCGCGCTTCGCCGGCGCGCCGCGCCTTCGCTGCCCGCGCCTCGGCCGAGCCGCTCGAGGTCTGCGCCAAGGCCTCCATCACCGTCCCCGACCGCCTCGGCGACT GTCCATTCACGCAGAGAGTTTTGTTGACAATAGAGGAGAAAAACCTGCCTTATGCTTTAAAACTAGTCGATCTCACTAACAAACCTGATTG GTTGTTAAAAATTAACCCAGAAGGTAAGGTGCCCATTGTAAAGCTTGAGGACAAATGGGTCGCTGATTCCGATGTTATAACACAAGTACTAGAAGAAAAGTATCCTCAACCATCCTTGGCTACCCCGCCAGAAAAGGCTTCAGT AGGGTCAAAAATATTCTCCACCTTTATTGGTTTTCTCAAGAGCAAAGACACCAGCGATGGAACAGAGCAGGCACTTCTTAGCGAGCTAACATCATTCGACAGTCATCTAAAAGACAAT GGACCATTTATTAATGGTGAAGCAATTTCTGGAGCTGATCTCTCTCTCGCTCCGAAATTATATCACATGGAGATTGCTCTAGGCCACTATAAGAATTGGTCTGTCCCAGATTCACTTGCAAATGTGAAAGCATACATGAAG ACTGTTTTCGCAATGGATTCATTTGTGAACACTCGGGCTCTGCCAGAGGATGTCATTGCTGGATGGCGCCCAAAAGTCATGGGTTAA